TGAATTTCAAGCGCACGCATGTAACATTCTTTTACACGACGCACAGTATTCCGGACTCTTTAGGAATCGTTTTTCACACGAGTGAAGGTGCAATCGTCAATACGGGTGAATTTAAATTCGACCAGGCTGCAAAAGGAAAGTATCGTCCTGATTTTGCAAAAATGGCTGCCCTTGGTGAAGAAGGCGTCTTTATTCTGATGTCAGATTCTACGGAAGCAGAGCGTCCGGGCTATACAACATCCGAGTCTGTGATCGAAAAACGTCTGTCCAAAACGTTCCATGAAGCGCAAGGGCGAATATTGGTGGCGTTATATGCATCAAACTTCATCAGAATCCAGCAAGTCCTTGACCAGGCAGCCGCAAAGAAAAAGAAAGTTGCGGTCATCGGTAAAAGTCTGGAAAGCTATTTTGAGGTAGGAATTCGCCTTGGCTATTTACAGGTGGAAGAGGATATTGTGATTCCGGTGAAAGATATGGATAACCATGATGACCAGGATATAGTCATTATCGTAACGGGCAACCAGGGTGAACCGCTGGATGCGCTGGAAAAGATCGTACGCAAACATCATAGAGAAATCAATATTAAGAACACAGATACCGTGCTGATCACATTTACTCCGTCGCCTGTCATGGAGATTTCCATGTATAAGATGATGAATGAACTGTCTAAAGCAGGCGCAACTGTCCTGACTTCCACTCGTAATGTGCACGTTTCGGGCCACGGCTCTGCGGAAGACTTGAAAATGATGCTGAACTTGATGCAGCCAAAATACTTTATTCCAATTCAAGGTGAATACCGTATGCTGATTGCACATTCCAAACTGGCACAAGAAGTCGGTTTGCCGAAAAACCGCATCTTCATTGCAGACAAAGGCGATATTGTAGAATTCAAGAATGACAAACTTCGCATGGCCGGAAGAGTTCAGGCGGGCAATGTTCTGATTGATGGTATTGGTGTAGGTGACGTAGGGAATATCGTCTTGCGTGACCGTAAGCTACTATCACAAGACGGGATTTTTACAGTCGTCGTCACGTTAAACAGAAAGCAAAAGCGAATTGCTGCAGGTCCTGAAGTCGTTTCAAGAGGCTTCGTCTACGTTCGTGATTCGGAAGAACTGTTTGAAGAAGCGACAAAGCTTATTCGTAAGATTGTCGAGAAGTATGTGAATAAAGAAACGTTTGAATGGACAAACATTAAACAAGAGATCCGTGAAACGTTAAGTTCTTATTTGTATCAGCAAACGAAGAGACGCCCGATGATTATTCCCATCATTATGGAATACTAATCCGCATCGTTCGGTGATAAATTAACTAACCAGTGGATTTCCATGCCTTCTTGGCTGGAAATCTTTTTTTCAGAAAGGGGGTTGGCAAATGGCGAAGAAACGGGCAAAAAAGAGAGCCCCGGCAAAGAAAAAACAACAAAAAAAACAGCAAAGTCAGATGCAGCCGCTTTGGTTTGAAATACTGGGTGTCGTACTAATTGGCATAGCGATCATCATGATATTTGAGTTCGGAATAATTGGCAGCGGACTTTCAGCATTCTCCAGGTTTTTATTAGGGAACTGGTATGTGGCTCTGCCATTTTTAATTATTGTGCA
The Sporosarcina sp. P33 genome window above contains:
- a CDS encoding ribonuclease J; amino-acid sequence: MTKIQNEIIRVIPLGGVGEIGKSMYIVEIDDELFIMDSGLMFPETEMLGIDFVIPDMTYLEENKDRVKGIFLTHGHEDAIGSIAYLLQKVQAPVYGTKLTLALAKEHLKKMPAPSNVRFFEVTNKSRMNFKRTHVTFFYTTHSIPDSLGIVFHTSEGAIVNTGEFKFDQAAKGKYRPDFAKMAALGEEGVFILMSDSTEAERPGYTTSESVIEKRLSKTFHEAQGRILVALYASNFIRIQQVLDQAAAKKKKVAVIGKSLESYFEVGIRLGYLQVEEDIVIPVKDMDNHDDQDIVIIVTGNQGEPLDALEKIVRKHHREINIKNTDTVLITFTPSPVMEISMYKMMNELSKAGATVLTSTRNVHVSGHGSAEDLKMMLNLMQPKYFIPIQGEYRMLIAHSKLAQEVGLPKNRIFIADKGDIVEFKNDKLRMAGRVQAGNVLIDGIGVGDVGNIVLRDRKLLSQDGIFTVVVTLNRKQKRIAAGPEVVSRGFVYVRDSEELFEEATKLIRKIVEKYVNKETFEWTNIKQEIRETLSSYLYQQTKRRPMIIPIIMEY